A genomic region of Haemorhous mexicanus isolate bHaeMex1 chromosome 14, bHaeMex1.pri, whole genome shotgun sequence contains the following coding sequences:
- the POU3F4 gene encoding POU domain, class 3, transcription factor 4, with protein MATAASNPYGLLGAGALAHAEGAGMQQGSPFRSPQKLLQSEYLQGVPGNGHPLGHHWVTSLSDGAPWPAALAGGPLEQPDVKPGREDLQLGAIIHHRSPHVSHHSPHANHPSAWGASPAHSASLAAPPAAAAAAAAGQPLSVYSQGGFAVGGMLEHGGLTPPPAAAAGQGLHPGLRGEAGGEHGELGGHHCQDHSDEETPTSDELEQFAKQFKQRRIKLGFTQADVGLALGTLYGNVFSQTTICRFEALQLSFKNMCKLKPLLNKWLEEADSSTGSPTSIDKIAAQGRKRKKRTSIEVSVKGVLETHFLKCPKPAAQEISSLADSLQLEKEVVRVWFCNRRQKEKRMTPPGEQPQHDVYSHGVKTDTACHDL; from the coding sequence GCAGCccacagaagctgctgcagagcgAGTACCTGCAGGGCGTCCCCGGCAATGGGCACCCGCTGGGGCATCACTGGGTGACCAGCCTGAGCGACGGCGCGCCCTGGCCCGCGGCGCTGGCGGGCGGCCCGCTGGAGCAGCCCGACGTGAAGCCGGGCCGCGAGGACCTGCAGCTGGGCGCCATCATCCACCACCGCTCGCCCCACGTCTCCCACCACTCGCCCCACGCCAACCACCCCAGCGCCTGGGGCGCCAGCCCGGCGCACAGCGCCTCGCTGGCcgccccccccgccgccgccgccgccgccgccgccgggcagCCCCTGAGCGTGTACTCGCAGGGCGGGTTCGCGGTGGGCGGCATGCTGGAGCACGGCGGGCTCaccccgccgcccgccgccgccgccggccaGGGCTTGCACCCGGGGCTGCGCGGCGAGGCCGGCGGCGAGCACGGCGAGCTGGGCGGCCACCACTGCCAGGACCACTCGGACGAGGAGACGCCGACCTCGGACGAGCTGGAGCAGTTCGCCAAGCAGTTCAAGCAGCGCCGCATCAAGCTGGGCTTCACCCAGGCCGACGTGGGGCTGGCGCTGGGCACCCTGTACGGCAACGTCTTCTCGCAGACCACCATCTGTCGCTTCGaggccctgcagctcagcttcaAGAACATGTGCAAGCTGAAGCCGCTGCTGAACAAGTGGCTGGAGGAGGCCGACTCCTCCACCGGCAGCCCCACGAGCATCGACAAGATCGCGGCgcaggggaggaagaggaagaagcgGACCTCCATCGAGGTGAGTGTCAAGGGCGTGCTGGAGACGCACTTCCTCAAGTGCCCCAAGCCGGCCGCCCAGGAGATCTCCTCGCTGGCGgacagcctgcagctggagaaggaggtggTGCGGGTCTGGTTCTGCAACCGGCGGCAGAAGGAGAAGCGCATGACCCCTCCGGGCGAGCAGCCGCAGCACGACGTGTACTCGCACGGCGTGAAAACGGACACGGCCTGCCACGACCTCTGA